In one Microbacterium invictum genomic region, the following are encoded:
- a CDS encoding sensor histidine kinase, with protein sequence MSTLSDLVYAQGRSRSEDVEWLHRLAGDGQLLADLAFADIVIWVPTADDSFIAVAHTRPSGAATLFYRDIVSDRVRPQWATQVRDAFVSGRIVDSASPDWFEETPTRVRAVPILRRTGETAETVGVLTRHTNLGETRTPSRQQITFNDCADDLFGMIASGDFPDLSTPTAPRRGAPRASDGLIRIDPAGVVTFASPNALSAFNRMGFDDELEGESLVEVTTRILTTRREFDESLPLVVTGRAPWRADIEAQGVTVSLRTIPLRDRGTRIGAIVLCRDVSELRHQEQELITKDATIREIHHRVKNNLQTVASLLRIQARRSHSDEAREALTQAMRRVSAIAVVHDTLSEGLTQSVDFDDVFARVLKLVAEVAAAPNTRARTRSTGRFGILPSAYATPLALALTELVTNAVEHGLAGQEGDVEILADRTDERLEVRVRDTGVGLPEGLVGRGLGTQIVRTLIQGELGGTIDWHTLVGSGTEVTIEIPLRYIERMQG encoded by the coding sequence GTGTCGACGCTCAGTGATCTCGTGTACGCGCAGGGCCGCTCCCGGTCGGAGGATGTCGAGTGGCTGCACCGCCTCGCCGGTGATGGGCAGCTGCTGGCCGACCTCGCCTTCGCCGACATCGTCATCTGGGTGCCCACCGCCGACGACTCCTTCATCGCCGTGGCGCACACCCGGCCGAGCGGAGCGGCGACGCTGTTCTACCGCGACATCGTCAGCGACCGGGTCCGGCCGCAGTGGGCGACCCAGGTCAGGGACGCCTTCGTCTCGGGCCGCATCGTCGACTCCGCCTCACCGGACTGGTTCGAAGAGACGCCCACCCGCGTCCGCGCCGTGCCGATCCTCCGCCGAACCGGCGAGACGGCCGAGACGGTCGGTGTCCTGACCCGCCACACCAATCTCGGCGAGACCCGCACGCCGTCGCGGCAGCAGATCACCTTCAACGACTGCGCCGACGACCTGTTCGGCATGATCGCATCGGGCGACTTCCCCGACCTGTCCACCCCGACGGCGCCGCGGCGCGGCGCACCCCGCGCATCGGACGGGCTCATCCGCATCGACCCCGCCGGCGTGGTCACCTTCGCGAGCCCCAACGCGCTGTCGGCGTTCAACCGCATGGGCTTCGACGACGAGCTGGAGGGGGAGTCGCTGGTGGAGGTCACCACCCGCATCCTCACCACCCGGCGGGAGTTCGACGAGTCGCTGCCGCTCGTCGTGACCGGCCGTGCGCCGTGGCGCGCCGACATCGAGGCCCAGGGGGTGACCGTGTCGCTGCGGACCATTCCGCTGCGCGACCGCGGCACCCGCATCGGTGCGATCGTCCTGTGCCGCGACGTCAGCGAGCTGCGCCACCAGGAGCAGGAGCTCATCACCAAGGACGCCACGATCCGCGAGATCCATCACCGCGTGAAGAACAATCTGCAGACCGTCGCGTCGCTGCTGCGGATCCAGGCGCGGCGCTCGCACTCCGACGAGGCCCGTGAGGCGCTCACCCAGGCGATGCGCCGCGTGTCGGCGATCGCCGTCGTGCACGACACCCTGTCGGAGGGGCTCACGCAGAGCGTGGACTTCGACGACGTCTTCGCGCGCGTGCTGAAGCTCGTCGCCGAGGTCGCCGCCGCCCCGAACACCCGCGCGCGGACGCGCTCGACGGGGCGGTTCGGCATCCTACCGAGCGCCTACGCGACCCCGCTGGCACTGGCGCTCACCGAGCTCGTCACCAACGCGGTCGAGCACGGGCTCGCCGGGCAGGAGGGTGACGTGGAGATCCTCGCCGACCGCACCGACGAGCGGCTCGAGGTGCGGGTGCGCGATACGGGCGTGGGTCTGCCCGAGGGCCTGGTCGGCCGGGGGCTCGGCACGCAGATCGTGCGCACCCTCATCCAGGGGGAGCTCGGGGGAACCATCGACTGGCACACGCTGGTCGGTAGCGGCACCGAGGTCACGATCGAGATCCCCCTGCGCTACATCGAGCGGATGCAGGGCTGA
- the rsgA gene encoding ribosome small subunit-dependent GTPase A: MSWLDDADDDLDFDEADVRVRPNPKANRPRTKRRPAHADAQIGRVLGVDRGRYAVLVDEDADDEHEIIAMRARELRKTPIVTGDRARLVGDTSGGEGTLARIVGIEERSSLLRRSADDTDQVERVIVANADQMLVVVAAADPEPRERLVDRYLVAALDAGIRPLLVVTKTDLADPAEFLSHFEGLDLEVFTSARGEMPVERIGASLAGHATVFVGHSGVGKSTLVNALVPEAHRATGHVNEVTGRGRHTSSSTVSLRYRGTEGSGWVIDTPGVRSFGLGHVDPSNILRAFTELAEVAEECPRGCTHLPDAPDCALVEAAAEGRLGPTGSARLDSLQRLLSTFADRSDRAVTRHPARPRLES; this comes from the coding sequence ATGAGCTGGCTGGACGACGCCGACGACGACCTCGACTTCGACGAGGCGGACGTGCGCGTCCGCCCGAATCCGAAGGCGAATCGCCCGCGGACCAAGCGCCGCCCGGCTCATGCCGACGCGCAGATCGGCCGGGTCCTCGGGGTCGACCGCGGCCGTTATGCGGTGCTCGTCGACGAGGACGCCGACGACGAGCACGAGATCATCGCGATGCGCGCCAGGGAGCTGCGCAAGACGCCGATCGTCACGGGCGACCGCGCGCGGCTCGTGGGCGACACCTCCGGAGGCGAGGGGACCCTCGCCCGCATCGTCGGCATCGAGGAGCGCTCGTCGCTCCTGCGCCGCAGCGCCGACGACACCGACCAGGTCGAGCGCGTCATCGTGGCAAACGCCGACCAGATGCTCGTCGTCGTCGCCGCCGCGGATCCCGAGCCGCGTGAGCGCCTCGTCGACCGCTACCTCGTCGCGGCCCTCGACGCCGGCATCCGACCGCTCCTGGTCGTGACGAAGACCGACCTGGCCGACCCCGCCGAGTTCCTCAGCCACTTCGAAGGTCTCGACCTCGAGGTGTTCACCAGCGCCCGCGGCGAGATGCCGGTCGAGCGCATCGGCGCCTCGCTCGCGGGACACGCCACGGTCTTCGTCGGGCACTCCGGCGTCGGCAAGTCCACCCTGGTGAACGCCCTCGTCCCCGAGGCGCACCGGGCGACCGGACACGTCAACGAGGTCACCGGACGGGGCCGCCACACCTCCAGCTCCACGGTGTCGCTCCGCTACCGGGGAACAGAGGGATCGGGCTGGGTGATCGACACCCCCGGCGTCCGCTCCTTCGGTCTCGGTCATGTCGACCCTTCCAACATCCTCCGCGCCTTCACCGAGCTGGCCGAGGTGGCCGAGGAGTGCCCGCGCGGGTGCACGCACCTCCCCGATGCGCCCGACTGCGCGCTCGTCGAGGCGGCCGCCGAGGGACGGCTGGGCCCGACCGGCTCCGCGCGGCTGGACTCGCTGCAGCGGCTTCTCTCGACCTTCGCCGACCGCTCCGACCGGGCGGTGACGCGGCATCCCGCGCGCCCTAGGCTGGAGTCATGA
- the bcp gene encoding thioredoxin-dependent thiol peroxidase, with the protein MTRLEPGDLAPDFTLDDQDSSPVSLADFRGSGVVLFFYPAAMTPGCTTEACDFRDSLAPLQAAGYQVLGISRDDAATLRTFRERDGLTYPLLSDPDHAVHDAYGAWGEKTNYGKTVQGVIRSTFVVDPEGRIAHALYNVKATGHVARVRSILGLAA; encoded by the coding sequence ATGACGCGTCTGGAACCCGGAGACCTCGCCCCCGATTTCACCCTCGACGATCAGGACTCCTCCCCGGTCTCGCTCGCCGACTTCCGCGGCAGCGGCGTGGTGCTGTTCTTCTACCCTGCCGCGATGACGCCCGGATGCACGACCGAGGCCTGCGACTTCCGCGACTCTCTCGCCCCGCTTCAGGCAGCGGGGTATCAGGTGCTGGGTATCTCGCGCGACGACGCCGCGACCCTGCGGACCTTCCGCGAGCGCGACGGCCTGACCTATCCGCTCCTCAGCGACCCCGACCACGCCGTGCACGACGCTTACGGCGCGTGGGGCGAGAAGACCAACTACGGCAAGACGGTGCAGGGCGTCATCCGCTCGACCTTCGTGGTCGACCCGGAGGGCCGCATCGCCCACGCGCTCTACAACGTCAAGGCCACCGGCCACGTCGCCCGGGTGCGGAGCATCCTGGGCCTGGCCGCCTGA
- a CDS encoding histidine kinase — protein sequence MRDIIAHRIAGFLLALEGLGLLILVAWQIAALIGGDTGILATALALLVLTLVGAAIVLVFAGATWRRVSWGRSGGIVTQLLILAVALGAATGAYAQPISALLLALPAVVVLATLIWATRTSAPRGEAGDDAESPV from the coding sequence ATGCGCGACATCATCGCCCACCGGATCGCCGGATTCCTGCTCGCCCTCGAGGGCCTCGGACTGCTGATCCTCGTCGCGTGGCAGATCGCCGCCCTCATCGGCGGTGACACCGGCATCCTCGCGACCGCGCTCGCCCTCCTGGTGCTCACCCTCGTCGGCGCCGCGATCGTCCTGGTGTTCGCCGGTGCCACGTGGCGTCGCGTCTCGTGGGGGCGATCGGGCGGGATCGTCACCCAGCTGCTGATCCTCGCCGTCGCCCTCGGTGCGGCGACGGGGGCCTACGCGCAGCCGATCTCGGCGCTGCTGCTGGCACTGCCGGCGGTGGTGGTGCTCGCCACACTCATCTGGGCGACACGCACGTCGGCGCCGCGCGGGGAGGCCGGCGACGACGCCGAGTCGCCGGTCTGA
- a CDS encoding WhiB family transcriptional regulator — MDWRDKAACLTVDPELFFPVGNTGPAVDQIEKAKSVCARCTVTETCLQYALESGQDSGVWGGLSEDERRALKRRAARARRAS; from the coding sequence ATGGATTGGCGCGACAAGGCCGCCTGCCTCACCGTCGACCCCGAGCTGTTCTTCCCCGTCGGGAACACCGGGCCCGCTGTCGACCAGATCGAGAAGGCCAAGTCCGTCTGCGCCCGCTGCACGGTCACCGAGACCTGTCTGCAGTACGCCCTCGAGAGCGGTCAGGACTCCGGCGTGTGGGGCGGACTGTCCGAGGACGAGCGCCGAGCCCTCAAGCGTCGCGCCGCGCGCGCCCGTCGCGCAAGCTGA